One region of Sphingomonas bisphenolicum genomic DNA includes:
- a CDS encoding formimidoylglutamate deiminase produces the protein MNANASHFVHFATALLPEGWADDVRIAISDGVIASITCGANAQAGDERHGIALPGLPNLHSHAFQRGMAGLAEVRGSTNDSFWTWRETMYRFVDRVTPDQLQAIAALAYVEMLEGGFTRVGEFHYLHHDRDGRRFADPATMSAAIVAAAQDSGIALTHLPVFYAHAGFGGLPPGDGQRRFLHDMGGFAALLDRLRTGLSLLPDAILGVAPHSLRAVTPPQLSALAALSDGPIHIHVAEQVKEVEDCVAWSGARPVEWLLANMAVDSRWCFVHATHMTDTETQALATSGAVAGLCPITEANLGDGLFPAAGFLAAGGGYGIGSDSNILIDATEELRLLEYGQRLGARGRNVMASAGGSTGGALFRGALQGGARALGAPAALAKGASADFLTIDGDHPSLAGRQGDAILDGLIFAAGRSAIDGVWRRGRRVVEQGRHIHRDRIAARYRRVLADLLA, from the coding sequence ATGAATGCGAACGCAAGCCATTTCGTGCATTTCGCCACGGCCCTGCTGCCAGAGGGCTGGGCGGATGATGTGCGGATCGCCATCAGCGATGGGGTGATCGCCTCGATCACATGTGGCGCCAACGCCCAGGCCGGTGACGAGCGGCACGGTATCGCCCTCCCCGGCCTGCCCAACCTGCACAGCCACGCTTTTCAGCGCGGCATGGCCGGTCTCGCGGAGGTTCGCGGATCGACGAACGACAGTTTCTGGACCTGGCGCGAAACCATGTATCGCTTCGTCGATCGCGTGACGCCCGACCAGCTTCAGGCGATCGCCGCTCTCGCCTATGTCGAGATGCTGGAGGGCGGCTTTACCCGCGTCGGGGAGTTTCACTATCTCCATCATGACCGTGACGGTCGCCGCTTTGCCGATCCCGCGACCATGAGCGCCGCGATCGTCGCGGCGGCGCAGGACAGCGGCATTGCACTCACCCATCTGCCGGTCTTCTATGCCCATGCCGGCTTCGGCGGCCTGCCGCCCGGCGACGGACAGCGCCGCTTCCTGCATGACATGGGCGGTTTTGCGGCGTTGCTCGACCGGCTGCGCACCGGCCTTTCCCTTTTACCGGATGCGATATTGGGCGTGGCTCCCCACAGCCTGCGCGCGGTGACGCCGCCACAACTGAGCGCGCTGGCCGCGCTGAGCGACGGGCCGATCCATATCCATGTCGCCGAGCAGGTGAAGGAGGTGGAGGATTGCGTCGCCTGGAGCGGCGCTCGCCCGGTCGAATGGCTGTTGGCCAATATGGCGGTCGACAGCCGCTGGTGCTTCGTCCATGCGACCCATATGACCGACACGGAAACGCAAGCGCTGGCGACAAGCGGCGCCGTGGCGGGCCTCTGCCCGATTACCGAGGCCAATCTGGGCGACGGCCTGTTCCCGGCCGCCGGATTCCTGGCGGCCGGCGGCGGTTATGGCATCGGGTCGGATTCCAACATATTGATCGACGCGACCGAAGAACTGCGTCTCCTGGAATATGGTCAGCGGTTGGGCGCGCGCGGTCGTAATGTCATGGCGTCGGCGGGCGGATCGACCGGCGGCGCGCTCTTTCGCGGCGCGTTGCAGGGCGGGGCGCGTGCGCTTGGCGCGCCGGCCGCCCTGGCGAAGGGGGCATCGGCGGATTTTCTTACGATCGACGGCGATCATCCTTCTCTGGCCGGGCGGCAGGGGGATGCGATCCTCGACGGGTTGATCTTCGCCGCAGGTCGGTCGGCGATTGACGGCGTCTGGCGGCGCGGTCGCCGCGTCGTCGAGCAAGGCCGGCATATCCATCGCGACCGCATTGCCGCGCGCTATCGGCGCGTGCTCGCAGATCTGCTCGCATGA